One Prevotella intermedia ATCC 25611 = DSM 20706 DNA window includes the following coding sequences:
- a CDS encoding aspartate kinase gives MKVMKFGGTSVGSPERMKEVVDLVLRNNEPVFVVLSAMSGTTNTLIEVADYLYKKNHEGANEVINKLEQKYLSHIDELYSTNEYKEKTLKLFQEEFNYLRSFTNDIFTSFEEKSIVAQGEVLSTNMVVNYLQEKGIKAKLLNALDFMRTDKNAEPDAAYIKEKLSAIMADNADYQVYITQGFVCKNAYGEVDNLQRGGSDYTASLVGAAINAEEIQIWTDIDGMHNNDPRIVDNTEAVRQLNFEEASELAYFGAKILHPTCVQPAKYAGIPVRLKNTIEPDADGTIINNVMEHGKIKAIAAKDNITVIKVRSSRMFGSPGFLRKVFEVFESYQVSIDLIATSEVGVSVAIEDATHLEEITDELKACGTVTIDADMCIVCVVGDLAWENIGFEIMAANALKDIPVRMISYGGSNYNISFLIKGEDKKHALQSLSAALFN, from the coding sequence ATGAAAGTAATGAAATTTGGCGGCACGTCAGTTGGTTCACCCGAACGAATGAAGGAGGTTGTAGACTTGGTGCTTAGAAATAATGAACCAGTGTTTGTTGTTCTTTCTGCAATGAGTGGCACGACAAATACACTTATAGAGGTTGCAGACTATTTGTACAAGAAGAATCACGAAGGTGCGAATGAAGTTATCAATAAATTAGAGCAAAAGTATTTGTCGCATATTGACGAACTTTATTCTACCAACGAATACAAAGAGAAGACTCTCAAGCTATTTCAAGAAGAATTTAATTATCTGCGTTCTTTCACAAACGATATTTTTACTTCGTTTGAAGAAAAGAGCATTGTTGCACAAGGAGAGGTTTTATCAACCAATATGGTTGTAAACTATTTGCAGGAAAAGGGAATAAAAGCAAAGCTATTGAATGCCCTTGACTTTATGCGTACAGATAAAAATGCCGAACCAGATGCTGCCTACATAAAAGAAAAGCTTTCTGCTATTATGGCTGACAATGCTGACTACCAGGTTTATATAACACAAGGATTTGTCTGCAAGAACGCATACGGCGAAGTTGATAACTTGCAACGTGGTGGTTCTGACTATACAGCTTCGTTGGTAGGGGCAGCCATCAACGCTGAGGAAATACAAATATGGACCGATATTGACGGTATGCACAACAACGACCCGCGCATCGTTGATAATACGGAAGCGGTTCGCCAGTTGAACTTTGAAGAGGCGTCAGAACTTGCTTATTTTGGTGCAAAGATACTTCACCCCACCTGTGTTCAGCCTGCAAAATATGCTGGAATACCTGTAAGACTGAAGAATACAATAGAACCAGATGCAGATGGCACCATTATAAACAATGTAATGGAACACGGAAAAATCAAAGCCATTGCAGCAAAAGACAATATTACCGTAATAAAGGTTCGCTCCAGCAGAATGTTTGGCTCTCCTGGATTTCTTCGCAAAGTGTTCGAAGTGTTCGAAAGTTATCAAGTATCTATCGACCTTATTGCTACAAGCGAAGTTGGAGTTTCGGTAGCAATCGAAGATGCGACTCACTTGGAAGAGATAACCGACGAGCTAAAGGCTTGCGGCACAGTAACTATTGATGCCGATATGTGCATTGTTTGTGTTGTCGGCGATTTAGCTTGGGAGAACATTGGATTTGAGATTATGGCTGCCAACGCACTGAAAGATATTCCTGTGAGAATGATTAGCTATGGTGGAAGCAATTACAATATATCATTTTTGATTAAAGGAGAAGACAAGAAGCACGCGCTTCAATCTTTATCAGCTGCCTTGTTTAATTAA
- a CDS encoding glycosyltransferase: MFIIDTYTIIVSAMLLSVALLTSFINPFFRRPKLSEPYCKEVAEEALTEETEIIEQREVVEEEKQYPPVSIILTPNDDALALSKNLNKYLNQDYPNYEIIVVVPKGDAETEDILKTYAGNSRLYTTFIPSTSKYMSRKKLAITLGAKAAKYEWLLVCDIFCAPQSKHWLSALARNCKENVNLVAGYTNYDGEAPDFWRFERFYISCYLMREAQKGTAYAWNSNALLFKKSEFLAAEGFRGNLKYVRGEFDFIVNKYAQKGATVVENSIDGTLIEETPTYKHWINKHLFYIETRQHLKRSMAHRLWFYIDQLAIYINYIFIIAGLVYSIITARWIISIAAALALVATFILRISIGKKTLSLFNEDIPSWKIIPYELRLIWQNLGYKIKYWRANKYDFISHKL, from the coding sequence ATGTTTATAATTGATACATATACGATTATCGTTTCGGCAATGTTACTTTCAGTAGCATTGCTAACATCTTTTATAAATCCATTTTTCAGAAGACCAAAGTTGTCAGAACCATATTGCAAAGAGGTTGCGGAAGAGGCTCTGACGGAAGAAACAGAAATCATAGAGCAACGAGAAGTTGTAGAAGAAGAAAAGCAATATCCGCCCGTATCAATTATTCTTACACCCAACGACGATGCATTGGCACTGTCAAAGAACTTAAACAAGTATCTAAACCAAGATTATCCAAACTACGAAATAATTGTAGTTGTACCCAAAGGTGATGCGGAAACAGAAGATATTCTGAAAACCTACGCTGGCAACTCGCGACTTTACACAACGTTTATCCCTTCCACTTCTAAGTATATGAGCAGGAAGAAACTTGCAATAACGCTTGGTGCAAAGGCTGCAAAATACGAGTGGCTTCTCGTTTGTGATATTTTCTGCGCGCCACAATCCAAACATTGGTTATCTGCTTTGGCACGAAACTGCAAGGAAAATGTCAATCTTGTAGCGGGATATACAAACTATGATGGCGAAGCACCAGATTTTTGGCGATTTGAACGTTTCTATATATCGTGCTATCTTATGCGTGAAGCCCAGAAAGGAACGGCGTATGCCTGGAATTCCAATGCCTTATTATTTAAGAAAAGCGAGTTTCTTGCTGCAGAGGGCTTTAGAGGTAACCTGAAATATGTGCGTGGAGAGTTCGACTTTATAGTTAATAAGTATGCGCAGAAAGGTGCAACTGTTGTAGAAAACTCTATTGATGGAACACTCATAGAAGAAACTCCCACCTACAAACATTGGATAAACAAGCACCTTTTCTATATAGAGACCCGACAGCATCTTAAAAGAAGTATGGCGCATCGTCTATGGTTCTATATTGACCAACTTGCTATCTACATCAACTATATTTTTATCATTGCAGGTTTGGTTTATTCCATTATAACTGCAAGATGGATAATCTCTATCGCAGCAGCTTTAGCATTGGTTGCAACGTTCATACTGCGAATATCAATAGGCAAGAAGACTTTATCGTTATTCAATGAAGATATTCCGTCTTGGAAAATTATTCCATACGAGTTGCGCCTTATATGGCAAAACCTTGGATACAAAATAAAATACTGGCGAGCCAATAAATACGATTTCATTTCTCACAAACTATAA
- a CDS encoding glycosyltransferase, translating into MRILHFTYKIKKGELLSDYLTLLITNEKGQSAEVEVATTKKEFSKMLSSFKPDIVHIHTCWKLNAFACAKKAKRSGCALLFSPHGELSPLAMKSEEPLRKKIRTVAYQRKTVLMVDAVLATSKKEMNDIAQLGWNKRIDFVPSCLLNRSISANEMATNVLQVYTKVIDTRYRRYMDSLEWQCLCAILHTGLQQEPTNKIIPSNRLLELRGLTPQQWQRMLICADEEFVRNYVDIGVERLLLVTPNIETSKILRYKPYMQKAEGELERTKIETNNFFAKSRYENAKEEEEDTIKQITTMLANAKVLLKQKRFSLLHLSQMYQIIRFEDYDEDRLLVILRRMRLLKFARRMVHILSEYLYLEDGYAPFAPLNDKKVRPIIESIINKDKY; encoded by the coding sequence ATGCGAATATTGCATTTTACATACAAGATAAAAAAAGGAGAACTTCTCTCTGACTATCTAACACTACTGATTACAAACGAAAAAGGGCAATCAGCAGAAGTTGAGGTGGCAACTACCAAGAAGGAGTTTAGTAAGATGCTGTCAAGTTTCAAACCCGACATTGTACATATACACACGTGTTGGAAACTGAATGCTTTTGCTTGTGCCAAGAAAGCCAAACGTAGTGGCTGTGCATTGCTTTTCTCGCCTCATGGTGAACTTTCTCCTTTGGCAATGAAGTCGGAAGAGCCATTACGCAAGAAGATTCGCACTGTTGCTTACCAACGCAAAACAGTGCTAATGGTTGATGCTGTCCTGGCAACATCGAAGAAAGAAATGAATGATATTGCCCAACTTGGTTGGAATAAGCGTATAGATTTCGTGCCTTCGTGCCTGCTTAATCGTTCTATTTCTGCCAACGAAATGGCAACAAACGTATTACAAGTTTACACAAAAGTTATTGACACAAGGTACAGGCGGTATATGGACAGCCTTGAATGGCAATGCTTATGTGCCATATTGCATACAGGCTTGCAGCAAGAACCAACTAATAAGATTATACCGAGCAATCGTTTATTAGAACTTCGTGGGCTTACTCCTCAACAATGGCAACGAATGCTTATCTGTGCAGACGAAGAGTTTGTGCGCAATTACGTTGATATCGGTGTCGAGCGTTTACTTCTTGTAACACCCAATATTGAAACATCGAAGATTTTAAGGTATAAACCTTATATGCAGAAAGCAGAAGGTGAACTTGAAAGGACAAAGATAGAAACAAACAACTTCTTCGCTAAAAGCCGCTATGAAAATGCCAAAGAGGAGGAAGAAGATACGATAAAGCAAATTACTACAATGCTGGCGAATGCGAAAGTATTGCTGAAACAGAAAAGATTTAGTTTGCTTCATTTATCGCAGATGTATCAAATCATACGATTTGAAGATTACGATGAGGACAGACTTTTAGTTATTTTGCGTCGTATGCGCTTATTGAAGTTTGCCCGTCGTATGGTGCATATACTTTCAGAGTATTTGTATCTGGAAGACGGCTATGCGCCTTTTGCACCCTTGAACGATAAAAAGGTGCGCCCAATAATAGAGAGTATAATAAACAAGGATAAGTACTAA